Proteins encoded together in one Osmerus eperlanus chromosome 20, fOsmEpe2.1, whole genome shotgun sequence window:
- the fam133b gene encoding protein FAM133 isoform X2 → MGKRDNRVAYVNPIAASRSRGPASNAGPTIQDYLSRPRPTWEEVKEQLEKKKKGSKALAEFEDQMHGKWKKELEKNREKILGGLEKKEKKEREKKEKEKKEKEKEKKKELKEKEKELKEKEKEMKKKANRHSSSSSSSSSSDSSSSSSSDAEDENGKRSSKKRRKGKRGDRKERRTSDGSTGESDTETKTAPLPLEEGEPEQDEQSPGSKLKSEPSLKDPSSAGSSPETEREEGGDSKKRKRSSEEKDRATDKSKKKRKKKHKKQGKKKKKKTAASDSESD, encoded by the exons ATGGGAAAAAGAGACAATAGAGTG GCGTATGTCAACCCTATCGCGGCATCACGCTCTAGGGGACCGGCTTCCAACGCAGGGCCAACTATTCAGGATTACCTGAGCCGACCACGGCCGACATG ggaggaggtgaaggagcaactggagaagaagaagaaaggatcCAAAGCGCTGGCTGAGTTCGAGGACCAGATGCACGGG AAATGgaagaaagagctggagaagaacagagagaagaTCCTGGGCGGgctggagaagaaagagaagaaggagagggagaaaaaggagaaggagaagaaagag aaggagaaggagaaaaagaaagagttgaaggagaaggagaaagagctgaaggagaaggagaaggagatgaagaagaAAGCCAATAGG cattcttcatcctcctcctcttcatcaagTTCTGATTCCTCCAGCAGCTCTTCATCAGATGCTGAAGACGAG AACGGGAAGCGGAGCTCTAAAAAGAGACGGAAGGGAAAGCGtggggacaggaaggagaggaggacatcGGATGGTTCCACGGGGGAGTCAGACACCGAGACCAAG ACGGCTCCGTTACCCCTCGAGGAGGGAGAACCAGAGCAG GATGAGCAGAGCCCGGGGAGTAAGCTGAAGTCAGAGCCCAGCCTTAAAGACCCGTCTTCAGCCGGCTCGTCTCCGGAGACGGAGCGAGAGGAAGGG GGGGATtccaagaagagaaagagaagtagtGAGGAGAAGGACCGAGCCACA GACAAatcaaagaagaagaggaaaaagaaacacaagaaacaagggaagaagaaaaagaagaagacggcaGCGTCGGACTCTGAGTCTGACTAG
- the fam133b gene encoding protein FAM133 isoform X1, translated as MGKRDNRVAYVNPIAASRSRGPASNAGPTIQDYLSRPRPTWEEVKEQLEKKKKGSKALAEFEDQMHGKWKKELEKNREKILGGLEKKEKKEREKKEKEKKEKEKEKKKELKEKEKELKEKEKEMKKKANRHSSSSSSSSSSDSSSSSSSDAEDENGKRSSKKRRKGKRGDRKERRTSDGSTGESDTETKFVILSFLPKTAPLPLEEGEPEQDEQSPGSKLKSEPSLKDPSSAGSSPETEREEGGDSKKRKRSSEEKDRATDKSKKKRKKKHKKQGKKKKKKTAASDSESD; from the exons ATGGGAAAAAGAGACAATAGAGTG GCGTATGTCAACCCTATCGCGGCATCACGCTCTAGGGGACCGGCTTCCAACGCAGGGCCAACTATTCAGGATTACCTGAGCCGACCACGGCCGACATG ggaggaggtgaaggagcaactggagaagaagaagaaaggatcCAAAGCGCTGGCTGAGTTCGAGGACCAGATGCACGGG AAATGgaagaaagagctggagaagaacagagagaagaTCCTGGGCGGgctggagaagaaagagaagaaggagagggagaaaaaggagaaggagaagaaagag aaggagaaggagaaaaagaaagagttgaaggagaaggagaaagagctgaaggagaaggagaaggagatgaagaagaAAGCCAATAGG cattcttcatcctcctcctcttcatcaagTTCTGATTCCTCCAGCAGCTCTTCATCAGATGCTGAAGACGAG AACGGGAAGCGGAGCTCTAAAAAGAGACGGAAGGGAAAGCGtggggacaggaaggagaggaggacatcGGATGGTTCCACGGGGGAGTCAGACACCGAGACCAAG TTCGTGATATTATCGTTTCTCCCCAAGACGGCTCCGTTACCCCTCGAGGAGGGAGAACCAGAGCAG GATGAGCAGAGCCCGGGGAGTAAGCTGAAGTCAGAGCCCAGCCTTAAAGACCCGTCTTCAGCCGGCTCGTCTCCGGAGACGGAGCGAGAGGAAGGG GGGGATtccaagaagagaaagagaagtagtGAGGAGAAGGACCGAGCCACA GACAAatcaaagaagaagaggaaaaagaaacacaagaaacaagggaagaagaaaaagaagaagacggcaGCGTCGGACTCTGAGTCTGACTAG
- the grna.1 gene encoding granulin 1, translating to MLWSAAVVFLLVESASCLKCPDGKVCSNLQTCCFTQKGYVCCPVPNAVCCADLTHCCPHGYRCNTATKQCVRDGLPWDNLPLLEKVAAEPPSSPALPLVEAQEPGSAPAQSQGVEDESVVHCDSLHYCPSGTTCCRHPTGLWFCCPYSPGRCCLDGYHCCHYGYDCDPTYTKCIRRGLRYPDPPTLPSASTPATRRLALPEGPALAEEVTLTALVPASNTNGPQAGVIRCDSRFYCPSGTSCCRLPSGGWGCCQYPLGQCCGDGLHCCEYGYTCDPNSTNCRKWYSQVPAARKEDAKQD from the exons ATGTTGTGGAGTGCTGCTGTGGTCTTCCTGCTGGTAGAGTCAGCCTCCTGTCTCAAGTGTCCTGATGGGAAAGTGTGCTCTAACCTCCAGACCTGCTGTTTCACTCAGAAAGGCTACGTCTGTTGCCCAGTCCCTAAC GCTGTCTGCTGCGCTGACCTAACCCACTGCTGTCCCCATGGTTACCGCTGTAACACAGCAACCAAGCAGTGCGTGCGTGACGGCCTGCCATGGGACAACCTTCccctgctggagaaggtggCCGCGGAGCCCCCCTCCTCGCCCGCACTCCCCCTGGTGGAAGCCCAGGAGCCGGGCAGTGCCCCTGCCCAGAGCCAGGGTGTGGAGGACGAGAGCGTGGTCCACTGCGACAGCCTACATTACTGTCCCAGTGGGACCACCTGTTGCAGACACCCCACCGGGCTGTGGTTCTGCTGCCCCTACTCCCCT GGGAGATGTTGCCTGGATGGGTACCACTGCTGTCACTATGGCTACGACTGTGATCCCACCTACACTAAGTGTATCAGGCGGGGCCTGAGGTACCCTGACCCGCCGACCCTGCCCTCCGCCTCTACCCCTGCCACCCGCAGGCTCGCCCTGCCCGAAGGCCCGGCCCTTGCAGAGGAG GTCACGCTCACAGCTCTCGTACCGGCCAGCAACACCAACGGCCCTCAAGCGGGAGTCATtcgatgtgattctagattctACTGCCCCTCTGGAACATCGTGCTGCCGTTTACCGTCTGGCGGGTGGGGCTGTTGCCAGTACCCCCTG GGCCAGTGCTGTGGAGATGGTCTGCATTGTTGTGAATATGGATACACTTGTGACCCAAACTCCACAAATTGCAGGAAATGGTACTCTCAGGTTCCCGCGGCTCGCAAGGAGGATGCAAAACAAGACTAA
- the clxn gene encoding calaxin — translation MSEMSAMNRKLIKNLAETLSKQVKHFNKTEAECLIRLFNGLLGDQSDKRVGNGLDRGKFRNILHNTFGMTDDMIMDRVFRAFDKDNDSYVGVKEWIEGLSVFLRGTLDEKIKYCFEVYDLNGDGYISREEMFHMLKNSLIRQPTEEDPDEGIKDLVEITLKKMDHDHDSRLSYSDFEKAVREENLLLEAFGSCLPDAKSIMAFEQHAFQEPLE, via the exons ATGTCTGAAATGTCTGCCATGAATAGGAAGCTGATAAAAAATCTAGCTGAAACTTTGTCTAAACAAGTGAAACACT TCAACAAAACGGAGGCAGAGTGTCTGATCCGACTCTTCAACGGGCTCCTGGGCGATCAGAGTGACAAGAGGGTGGGGAATGGCCTGGACAGAGGAAAGTTCCGAAACATCCTTCACAACACCTTTGGAATGACGGATGATATGATCATGGATAGAG TCTTCCGTGCCTTCGATAAAGACAACGACAGTTACGTGGGAGTGAAAGAGTGGATAGAGGGCCTCTCCGTCTTCCTACGAGGGACACTGGATGAAAAAATCAAGT ACTGCTTCGAAGTGTACGACCTGAACGGAGACGGATACATCTCCAGAGAGGAGATGTTCCATATGCTAAAGAACAGCCTGATCCGACAGCCGACGGAGGAAGACCCGGATGAGGGCATTAAAGACCTGGTGGAGATCACTCTCAAGAAGATG GACCACGACCACGACAGCAGGCTGTCGTACTCAGACTTTGAGAAGGCCGTGAGGGAGGAGAATCTGCTTCTAGAAGCCTTCGGAAGCTGCCTGCCAGATGCcaag AGCATCATGGCTTTCGAGCAACATGCTTTTCAGGAACCACTGGAGTGA
- the rbm48 gene encoding RNA-binding protein 48 isoform X3, whose protein sequence is MAASVNSSSWSTPEVYKHHEQQKICISRPKYREGRRPKAVKVYTINLESRFLMVQGVPAIGVMTELVQLCALYGVVEEYRPLDEYPAEEFTEVYLIKFQKLTSARAAKRNMDEKSFFGGILHVCYAPEYETVEDTRQKLQDRRRYVARTAQMKAKEREQKEEESEKTPPSHTPDTSHTPDTSHKIPRHEQRFSSGPQHGERSNTSQYCGFPLLPLPPRERSCSRNTPPWLAVPTQGSQPWTVPTQGNQPWTGPTEDRMGTLHNAIDSEQQHLQPPSSSSGDRSREAVRRPTNDPRPAIRFVPRTTQLENRKRKAGDLGEGALLGIVGKEDIIIGPKLPEPPKMDMEDKSLNKTVDLIRSTMKKVTSVPDVKPTEKKTKLKPRRRI, encoded by the exons ATGGCGGCGTCTGTCAACAGTTCGAGCTGGAGTACTCCTGAGGTTTACAAACACCACGAGCAGCAAAAGATTTGCATATCTCGGCCAAAGtacagggaaggaaggagacccAAAGCAGTAAAG GTGTACACGATCAACTTGGAGTCCCGTTTCCTTATGGTACAAGGAGTCCCAGCCATTGGAGTTATGACGGAACTGGTACAGCTGTGTGCTCTATACGGGGTTGTGGAGGAGTACAGGCCGCTGGATGAGTACCCTGCAGAGGAATTCACGGAGGTCTACCTCATCAAGTTCCAGAAGCTCACGAGTGCTAG GGCCGCCAAGCGGAACATGGACGAGAAGAGCTTCTTTGGAGGGATACTACACGTGTGCTACGCCCCCGAGTATGAGACAGTTGAGGACACCAGACAGAAGCTTCAAGACAGGAGGAGATACGTGGCCAGAACAGCACAGATGAAAG cgAAAGAAAGGGaacagaaagaagaggagagtgagaagaccccaccctcacacacgcctGATACCTCACACACGCCTGATACCTCACATAAAATCCCCAGACACGAGCAGAGGTTTTCTAGTGGTCCTCAGCATGGAGAGAGATCTAACACCAGCCAGTACTGTGggttccctctgctccccttgCCCCCTAGAGAGAGGTCTTGTTCCAGGAACACCCCCCCCTGGCTGGC TGTACCAACCCAGGGAAGCCAGCCCTGGACTGTACCAACCCAGGGAAACCAGCCCTGGACTGGACCAACTGAGGACAGGATGGGGACGCTGCACAATGCTATCGACTCAGAACAGCAGCACCTACAACCCCCTTCCAGCTCCTCTGGTGACAGGAGCAGAGAGGCTGTTCGCAGGCCGACTAACGATCCACGTCCAGCTATCAGGTTTGTTCCCAGGACTACACAGCTGGAAAACAGGAAACGCAAAGCGGGTGATCTTGGAGAGGGTGCGCTGTTGGGGATTGTGGGAAAGGAAGACATTATCATCGGGCCAAAACTACCGGAACCACCCAAGATGGACATGGAGGACAAGTCTTTGAACAAGACGGTCGACTTGATTAGGAGTACGATGAAAAAG GTCACATCTGTTCCTGATGTCAAACCGACAGAAAAGAAGACCAAATTGAAGCCACGGAGGAGAATTTAA
- the rbm48 gene encoding RNA-binding protein 48 isoform X2, with amino-acid sequence MAASVNSSSWSTPEVYKHHEQQKICISRPKYREGRRPKAVKVYTINLESRFLMVQGVPAIGVMTELVQLCALYGVVEEYRPLDEYPAEEFTEVYLIKFQKLTSARAAKRNMDEKSFFGGILHVCYAPEYETVEDTRQKLQDRRRYVARTAQMKAKEREQKEEESEKTPPSHTPDTSHTPDTSHKIPRHEQRFSSGPQHGERSNTSQYCGFPLLPLPPRERSCSRNTPPWLASGPQGSQPWTVPTQGSQPWTVPTEDRMGTLHNAIDSEQQHLQPPSSSSGDRSREAVRRPTNDPRPAIRFVPRTTQLENRKRKAGDLGEGALLGIVGKEDIIIGPKLPEPPKMDMEDKSLNKTVDLIRSTMKKVTSVPDVKPTEKKTKLKPRRRI; translated from the exons ATGGCGGCGTCTGTCAACAGTTCGAGCTGGAGTACTCCTGAGGTTTACAAACACCACGAGCAGCAAAAGATTTGCATATCTCGGCCAAAGtacagggaaggaaggagacccAAAGCAGTAAAG GTGTACACGATCAACTTGGAGTCCCGTTTCCTTATGGTACAAGGAGTCCCAGCCATTGGAGTTATGACGGAACTGGTACAGCTGTGTGCTCTATACGGGGTTGTGGAGGAGTACAGGCCGCTGGATGAGTACCCTGCAGAGGAATTCACGGAGGTCTACCTCATCAAGTTCCAGAAGCTCACGAGTGCTAG GGCCGCCAAGCGGAACATGGACGAGAAGAGCTTCTTTGGAGGGATACTACACGTGTGCTACGCCCCCGAGTATGAGACAGTTGAGGACACCAGACAGAAGCTTCAAGACAGGAGGAGATACGTGGCCAGAACAGCACAGATGAAAG cgAAAGAAAGGGaacagaaagaagaggagagtgagaagaccccaccctcacacacgcctGATACCTCACACACGCCTGATACCTCACATAAAATCCCCAGACACGAGCAGAGGTTTTCTAGTGGTCCTCAGCATGGAGAGAGATCTAACACCAGCCAGTACTGTGggttccctctgctccccttgCCCCCTAGAGAGAGGTCTTGTTCCAGGAACACCCCCCCCTGGCTGGCCTCTGGGCCGCAGGGAAGCCAGCCCTGGACTGTACCAACCCAGGGAAGCCAGCCCTGGACTGTACCAAC TGAGGACAGGATGGGGACGCTGCACAATGCTATCGACTCAGAACAGCAGCACCTACAACCCCCTTCCAGCTCCTCTGGTGACAGGAGCAGAGAGGCTGTTCGCAGGCCGACTAACGATCCACGTCCAGCTATCAGGTTTGTTCCCAGGACTACACAGCTGGAAAACAGGAAACGCAAAGCGGGTGATCTTGGAGAGGGTGCGCTGTTGGGGATTGTGGGAAAGGAAGACATTATCATCGGGCCAAAACTACCGGAACCACCCAAGATGGACATGGAGGACAAGTCTTTGAACAAGACGGTCGACTTGATTAGGAGTACGATGAAAAAG GTCACATCTGTTCCTGATGTCAAACCGACAGAAAAGAAGACCAAATTGAAGCCACGGAGGAGAATTTAA
- the rbm48 gene encoding RNA-binding protein 48 isoform X1: MAASVNSSSWSTPEVYKHHEQQKICISRPKYREGRRPKAVKVYTINLESRFLMVQGVPAIGVMTELVQLCALYGVVEEYRPLDEYPAEEFTEVYLIKFQKLTSARAAKRNMDEKSFFGGILHVCYAPEYETVEDTRQKLQDRRRYVARTAQMKAKEREQKEEESEKTPPSHTPDTSHTPDTSHKIPRHEQRFSSGPQHGERSNTSQYCGFPLLPLPPRERSCSRNTPPWLASGPQGSQPWTVPTQGSQPWTVPTQGNQPWTGPTEDRMGTLHNAIDSEQQHLQPPSSSSGDRSREAVRRPTNDPRPAIRFVPRTTQLENRKRKAGDLGEGALLGIVGKEDIIIGPKLPEPPKMDMEDKSLNKTVDLIRSTMKKVTSVPDVKPTEKKTKLKPRRRI, translated from the exons ATGGCGGCGTCTGTCAACAGTTCGAGCTGGAGTACTCCTGAGGTTTACAAACACCACGAGCAGCAAAAGATTTGCATATCTCGGCCAAAGtacagggaaggaaggagacccAAAGCAGTAAAG GTGTACACGATCAACTTGGAGTCCCGTTTCCTTATGGTACAAGGAGTCCCAGCCATTGGAGTTATGACGGAACTGGTACAGCTGTGTGCTCTATACGGGGTTGTGGAGGAGTACAGGCCGCTGGATGAGTACCCTGCAGAGGAATTCACGGAGGTCTACCTCATCAAGTTCCAGAAGCTCACGAGTGCTAG GGCCGCCAAGCGGAACATGGACGAGAAGAGCTTCTTTGGAGGGATACTACACGTGTGCTACGCCCCCGAGTATGAGACAGTTGAGGACACCAGACAGAAGCTTCAAGACAGGAGGAGATACGTGGCCAGAACAGCACAGATGAAAG cgAAAGAAAGGGaacagaaagaagaggagagtgagaagaccccaccctcacacacgcctGATACCTCACACACGCCTGATACCTCACATAAAATCCCCAGACACGAGCAGAGGTTTTCTAGTGGTCCTCAGCATGGAGAGAGATCTAACACCAGCCAGTACTGTGggttccctctgctccccttgCCCCCTAGAGAGAGGTCTTGTTCCAGGAACACCCCCCCCTGGCTGGCCTCTGGGCCGCAGGGAAGCCAGCCCTGGACTGTACCAACCCAGGGAAGCCAGCCCTGGACTGTACCAACCCAGGGAAACCAGCCCTGGACTGGACCAACTGAGGACAGGATGGGGACGCTGCACAATGCTATCGACTCAGAACAGCAGCACCTACAACCCCCTTCCAGCTCCTCTGGTGACAGGAGCAGAGAGGCTGTTCGCAGGCCGACTAACGATCCACGTCCAGCTATCAGGTTTGTTCCCAGGACTACACAGCTGGAAAACAGGAAACGCAAAGCGGGTGATCTTGGAGAGGGTGCGCTGTTGGGGATTGTGGGAAAGGAAGACATTATCATCGGGCCAAAACTACCGGAACCACCCAAGATGGACATGGAGGACAAGTCTTTGAACAAGACGGTCGACTTGATTAGGAGTACGATGAAAAAG GTCACATCTGTTCCTGATGTCAAACCGACAGAAAAGAAGACCAAATTGAAGCCACGGAGGAGAATTTAA